A DNA window from Desulfofundulus luciae contains the following coding sequences:
- the glnT gene encoding type III glutamate--ammonia ligase yields MTLSEVAALIREKGIRYLMISFVEMNGISRAKLVPAETLEAVAAEGVGFAGFAAGDLGQGPHDPDIMAIPDFSSLHVLPWQREVAWLASNLYVNGEQWPYCPRTILMRVLEKASARGYRLMAGMEPEFFLVRRENGSIAPFDPLDNSAKPCYNQQALTRNLDFVTRLVDSMNELGWGVYQCDHEDANCQFEINWQYSDVLDQCDRLTFARFLIRSLAEQQGLTATFMPKPFKNLTGNGCHYHLSLWDAGGRTNLFLDRNNSHGLSQTAYWFIGGLLKHARALAAITSPTVNSYKRLVTRPTTSGATWAPVYITYGGNNRSVMIRIPGPGRIEKRTVDGAANPYLAAAAILAAGMDGIENRIDPGPPFEENTYAYTVEELLGRGIRVLPSNLNEALDELEADEVLREALGSDYLLLYLQVKRKEWDEYHSTVSDWEIERYLTVG; encoded by the coding sequence ATGACCTTATCTGAAGTAGCAGCCTTGATCCGCGAAAAGGGTATCCGTTATTTAATGATATCGTTTGTAGAAATGAACGGGATCAGCAGGGCGAAGCTGGTACCGGCGGAAACCCTGGAGGCAGTAGCCGCCGAAGGCGTGGGGTTTGCGGGCTTTGCGGCCGGAGACCTTGGCCAGGGGCCGCACGACCCGGATATCATGGCCATCCCCGATTTTTCATCATTACATGTCTTGCCCTGGCAACGGGAGGTTGCCTGGCTGGCCTCAAACCTTTACGTTAATGGAGAACAATGGCCCTATTGCCCGCGGACAATTCTAATGAGGGTGCTGGAAAAGGCTTCGGCCCGGGGATACCGCCTGATGGCGGGGATGGAGCCCGAATTTTTCCTGGTGCGGCGGGAGAACGGCAGCATTGCGCCTTTCGACCCGCTGGACAATTCTGCCAAACCTTGCTACAACCAGCAGGCCCTGACCCGGAACCTGGATTTTGTTACCAGGCTGGTGGACTCCATGAACGAACTGGGTTGGGGGGTTTACCAGTGCGACCACGAAGACGCAAACTGCCAGTTCGAGATCAATTGGCAGTACTCCGACGTGCTGGACCAGTGCGACCGCCTGACCTTTGCCAGGTTTTTAATCCGGAGCCTGGCCGAGCAGCAGGGCCTTACGGCCACCTTTATGCCCAAGCCCTTCAAGAACCTGACGGGGAATGGATGCCACTACCACCTGAGCCTTTGGGACGCCGGGGGCCGGACTAATCTTTTCCTGGACCGCAACAATTCACACGGTCTTTCCCAAACCGCGTACTGGTTCATCGGCGGGCTGTTGAAGCACGCCCGGGCTTTGGCGGCAATCACCTCTCCCACCGTTAACTCTTATAAGCGGCTGGTGACCCGGCCCACCACGTCGGGGGCGACGTGGGCGCCGGTGTATATCACCTACGGTGGAAACAACCGCTCCGTCATGATCCGCATCCCGGGTCCGGGCCGGATCGAAAAGCGTACCGTGGACGGTGCGGCTAACCCGTATCTGGCGGCGGCGGCAATCCTGGCAGCCGGGATGGACGGTATTGAAAACCGCATCGATCCGGGCCCGCCCTTTGAAGAAAACACTTACGCGTACACAGTGGAGGAATTACTGGGTCGCGGGATAAGGGTGCTCCCTTCAAACCTTAATGAGGCGCTGGATGAATTGGAGGCGGACGAAGTGCTGCGTGAGGCTCTGGGGAGCGATTACCTGCTTCTTTACCTGCAAGTCAAGCGCAAGGAGTGGGATGAGTACCACAGCACCGTTTCAGATTGGGAGATAGAGCGTTACCTGACGGTTGGATAG
- a CDS encoding FMN-binding glutamate synthase family protein: MTFSRPNRSDATATRNRTPKSVSPFSGMCTTCRDGCEGFCEVGKSAVRGKEAIYPEPFGEVSSASEKDYPIDFSHFNILGSVVCARGGSPGCSPDVFQDINLERAIGRRGNLKVKLPVIIGAMGSTDIASRNWDGLAVGAAISGTVITIGENVCGMDPRAEFKNGRVVNSPELKRRVKLFQNWNDGFGTIAVQANIEDNIIGVHEYALDKLGIQAVELKWGQGAKSIGGEVQIKSLERALMLKRRGYIVLPDPEDPIVQEAYHQGAVAAFERHSRVGTVDEESFLRRVEQLRQAGARFVFLKTGAYRPADLARAVKYASDAQLDLLIVDGAGGGTGMSPWRMMNEWGIPTIWLESLLYRYLDSLADKGAYLPAVAMAGGFSLEDHVFKGLAMGAPYVKLIAMGRAPLAAAMVAKTIGHSIKQGKISSIYQRYGATKLQIFYCATELKQRFGKDFNRIPDGALGVYNYFERLKQGLRQLMCGARISNLDGIDRGSLVALTPEAARVSGIPYVMELDQDLSKNILGLTR; the protein is encoded by the coding sequence ATGACTTTCAGCAGGCCTAATCGTTCTGATGCAACGGCTACACGAAACCGGACGCCGAAATCGGTGTCTCCGTTCAGTGGCATGTGCACGACCTGCAGGGATGGGTGCGAAGGTTTCTGCGAGGTTGGCAAATCGGCGGTACGGGGTAAGGAGGCTATCTATCCCGAGCCGTTTGGCGAGGTCAGTTCTGCTTCCGAGAAAGATTATCCCATAGATTTTTCCCATTTTAATATTTTGGGTAGTGTTGTTTGTGCCAGGGGGGGATCGCCTGGTTGTAGCCCGGACGTTTTCCAGGACATAAATCTGGAAAGGGCCATAGGGCGCCGCGGCAATTTAAAGGTTAAGCTCCCGGTCATAATCGGTGCGATGGGTTCCACCGACATTGCCAGCCGCAACTGGGATGGGCTGGCGGTGGGGGCCGCCATTAGCGGCACTGTTATTACCATCGGTGAGAATGTCTGTGGAATGGACCCCAGGGCAGAATTTAAAAACGGGAGGGTGGTAAATTCTCCCGAATTAAAGCGCAGGGTCAAGCTTTTCCAGAATTGGAACGATGGTTTTGGGACCATAGCGGTGCAGGCAAACATTGAGGATAACATTATTGGCGTTCACGAATACGCTCTGGACAAACTCGGCATTCAGGCCGTAGAGCTCAAATGGGGACAAGGTGCCAAAAGTATCGGCGGCGAGGTGCAAATCAAGAGCCTGGAGCGGGCTTTGATGCTCAAGCGGCGTGGTTATATCGTGCTTCCCGACCCCGAAGACCCCATTGTTCAGGAAGCCTATCACCAGGGTGCGGTGGCTGCGTTTGAACGTCATTCCCGGGTGGGCACGGTGGATGAAGAAAGCTTCTTGCGCCGGGTAGAACAACTTCGTCAGGCGGGAGCCAGGTTTGTGTTTCTCAAAACCGGGGCATACCGGCCGGCCGACCTGGCCAGGGCTGTAAAGTACGCTTCGGACGCTCAACTGGATCTCCTGATTGTGGATGGCGCCGGCGGCGGTACGGGTATGAGTCCCTGGCGCATGATGAATGAGTGGGGCATTCCTACCATCTGGCTTGAATCCCTGCTTTACCGGTACCTGGACTCACTGGCGGATAAAGGGGCCTACCTGCCGGCGGTAGCGATGGCCGGCGGCTTTAGCCTGGAAGATCACGTCTTTAAAGGGCTGGCCATGGGGGCGCCTTATGTTAAACTCATCGCCATGGGCCGGGCGCCTTTGGCGGCGGCCATGGTGGCTAAAACCATCGGTCACTCGATTAAACAGGGCAAAATAAGCTCTATATATCAAAGGTACGGGGCGACAAAATTGCAAATCTTCTACTGCGCCACTGAACTGAAGCAGCGTTTCGGCAAGGATTTCAACCGTATTCCGGACGGAGCGCTGGGTGTTTACAACTATTTTGAACGATTGAAGCAGGGTCTGCGGCAGCTGATGTGCGGCGCCCGGATCTCGAACCTGGATGGCATTGACCGCGGGTCCTTAGTGGCACTAACGCCCGAGGCAGCCAGGGTAAGCGGTATCCCGTATGTCATGGAACTGGATCAGGATTTGTCGAAAAATATTTTGGGGTTGACAAGGTAA
- a CDS encoding electron transfer flavoprotein subunit beta/FixA family protein: protein MTVRIVVCLKQVPIPGDVRVNEAGELHYLTGNTMMNLFDAHALEGGLRLKDDVGATVVVLGFGGGKVVESLRQAVAMGADQAVHVTDSGCESIDSSYTALVLAAAIQRLGGADLVLVGRESTVANSGQVGPMLAEFLEIPHVSAVRKIWVENERVRVERDLEWAVETLDAAVPVLCTVSREIGEPRLASVKGVIRAKKTVISTFSISDLGLEPFRAGEARTRIIKLEAAPPRPRGVLLQGSLKEQIDQLVKLLDANIAMKRGSCCGR, encoded by the coding sequence ATGACGGTGCGCATTGTTGTCTGTTTAAAACAAGTCCCTATACCCGGCGATGTTCGGGTTAATGAAGCCGGGGAATTGCATTATCTTACAGGTAACACCATGATGAATCTTTTTGATGCTCACGCACTGGAAGGGGGGCTCCGGCTCAAGGACGACGTCGGCGCGACAGTAGTGGTCCTGGGATTTGGTGGGGGGAAGGTTGTGGAGTCGTTACGCCAGGCTGTGGCCATGGGTGCCGATCAGGCGGTGCACGTAACGGACTCCGGCTGCGAGAGTATTGACAGCAGTTACACCGCCCTTGTGTTGGCAGCCGCCATCCAGCGCCTTGGTGGAGCCGATTTGGTCCTGGTCGGCAGGGAATCCACAGTTGCCAACAGCGGCCAGGTGGGGCCCATGCTGGCCGAGTTCCTGGAAATACCTCACGTTTCTGCAGTACGTAAGATCTGGGTGGAAAACGAAAGGGTGCGAGTGGAACGGGATCTGGAGTGGGCTGTGGAAACACTGGACGCCGCTGTTCCTGTACTCTGCACAGTTTCCCGGGAAATAGGCGAACCCCGGCTGGCTTCTGTTAAAGGTGTAATAAGAGCTAAAAAAACAGTTATATCCACGTTCAGCATCAGTGACCTGGGGCTTGAACCCTTCCGGGCCGGTGAGGCGCGCACCCGCATCATAAAGCTGGAGGCAGCTCCTCCCAGGCCGCGGGGAGTGCTCCTGCAGGGTAGCCTGAAGGAGCAAATAGACCAACTGGTGAAGCTGCTTGATGCGAACATAGCAATGAAAAGGGGGAGCTGCTGTGGTCGGTAG
- a CDS encoding ammonium transporter, whose amino-acid sequence MRNRFLRTIFVALTFLMTLPTLAWAEDAVETAAEAAPKIDTGDTAFILVSTAMVLLMTPGLALFYGGMARKKNVLSTIMYSFIAMGIISIQWAFYGYSLAFGPDLGHIIGNLDWLGLKGVGVEPNPDYSATIPHQVFMIFQMVFAIITPAIISGSVAERMRFSAYLLFIVAWATFIYDPVAHWVWGVGGWLRELGALDFAGGTVVHIISGVSGLVAALIIGKRKGYGTEPMIPHNLPMTVTGAALLWFGWFGFNAGSSLAAGSLTTIAFVNTHLATAAAMMSWVIVEWLRHGKPTVLGAASGAVAGLVAITPACGFVTPMSSIIIGLVGGAICYLAVSVLKGKLGYDDSLDAFGVHGIGGTWGALATGLFASKAVNEAGNNGLFYGNPDQVVTQLIGIAASWIIAAVGTFIILKVINVFCKLRASDEEQDAGLDITQHGEDAYTDFPLAGSPLGVGVPAAYAVGIAVKPALQNKE is encoded by the coding sequence ATGAGAAACCGGTTTTTGCGGACTATATTCGTGGCGCTTACTTTTTTGATGACACTGCCGACTCTGGCCTGGGCAGAGGATGCGGTGGAGACTGCTGCAGAAGCAGCTCCGAAAATTGACACCGGCGATACAGCCTTTATCCTGGTTTCAACTGCCATGGTTTTGCTAATGACACCCGGCCTGGCCCTCTTCTACGGTGGCATGGCCCGTAAGAAGAACGTCCTGAGCACCATTATGTACAGCTTCATCGCTATGGGCATAATCAGCATCCAGTGGGCGTTTTACGGCTACAGCCTGGCCTTCGGCCCGGATCTCGGCCACATTATCGGCAACCTTGACTGGCTTGGCCTCAAAGGTGTGGGAGTGGAACCGAACCCGGACTATTCTGCTACCATACCTCACCAGGTTTTCATGATCTTCCAGATGGTTTTTGCCATCATCACACCGGCGATTATATCCGGATCCGTCGCCGAGCGGATGAGGTTTTCTGCTTACCTGCTCTTTATAGTGGCCTGGGCTACGTTTATCTATGACCCTGTTGCCCACTGGGTATGGGGTGTAGGAGGGTGGCTGCGTGAACTGGGCGCCCTCGACTTTGCCGGCGGTACGGTGGTGCATATCATCTCCGGTGTATCCGGCCTGGTGGCCGCGCTAATTATCGGCAAGCGTAAGGGCTACGGCACCGAGCCGATGATTCCGCACAACCTGCCTATGACGGTTACCGGAGCTGCTCTACTGTGGTTCGGCTGGTTCGGCTTTAACGCCGGCAGTTCACTGGCGGCGGGTAGCCTGACGACTATAGCTTTTGTCAATACGCACCTGGCTACGGCAGCGGCGATGATGTCCTGGGTGATTGTCGAGTGGCTCCGCCACGGCAAGCCGACCGTACTTGGCGCGGCCAGTGGCGCGGTAGCCGGCCTGGTTGCCATCACACCCGCCTGTGGCTTTGTTACTCCGATGTCGTCCATTATTATCGGCCTGGTGGGCGGGGCGATCTGTTACCTGGCGGTGAGTGTGCTCAAGGGGAAGCTGGGCTACGACGACTCTCTCGACGCTTTCGGCGTGCACGGCATCGGCGGTACCTGGGGCGCTCTGGCAACGGGCCTTTTCGCCAGCAAAGCAGTCAACGAAGCTGGCAATAACGGACTCTTCTACGGCAACCCTGACCAGGTTGTCACTCAGTTGATTGGCATCGCTGCCAGTTGGATCATAGCGGCAGTGGGTACCTTTATTATCCTGAAAGTTATCAATGTTTTCTGCAAGCTCCGGGCAAGCGACGAGGAGCAGGACGCCGGCCTGGACATTACCCAGCACGGGGAAGATGCTTACACCGATTTTCCCCTGGCCGGTTCGCCTCTGGGCGTTGGGGTGCCCGCCGCTTATGCAGTCGGCATCGCCGTGAAGCCGGCCCTGCAGAATAAGGAGTAA
- a CDS encoding GltB/FmdC/FwdC-like GXGXG domain-containing protein: protein MITLDADKVSVTEINRALREAVKAGEEVEILNPRARHHLGVGILGELNMTIRGSAGYFCGCLNEGVKLRVEGNVGWFAADNMMSGEFIVEGNAGSCAAPGMRGGVLVVKGHMGSRSGQVMKGGTIIVGGNCGFMTGFMMINGTIVVIGDAGDLVGHYMVGGTIYVGGKVESLGVDAREVDYTVEDDIYLSDLLACYGLPKPPAFRKFVSGQKHHRYGKKVYEGE, encoded by the coding sequence ATGATCACTCTTGATGCAGACAAAGTATCCGTAACTGAAATTAACCGGGCCCTCAGGGAAGCGGTGAAAGCAGGGGAGGAAGTGGAGATTCTTAACCCCCGGGCGAGGCATCACCTGGGGGTGGGTATCCTCGGAGAATTAAACATGACGATTCGCGGCAGCGCGGGCTATTTCTGCGGTTGCCTCAACGAAGGCGTCAAGCTCCGGGTGGAAGGCAATGTTGGCTGGTTTGCAGCCGACAACATGATGTCGGGAGAATTCATCGTAGAGGGGAATGCCGGCAGCTGCGCCGCACCGGGAATGCGCGGCGGTGTCCTGGTGGTAAAGGGGCATATGGGTTCCCGCTCCGGGCAGGTCATGAAGGGCGGCACTATTATTGTCGGCGGTAACTGCGGTTTTATGACCGGTTTTATGATGATAAACGGTACCATAGTCGTTATCGGTGATGCCGGGGACCTGGTTGGGCACTATATGGTGGGCGGAACCATCTACGTCGGCGGCAAAGTGGAGAGTTTAGGAGTAGACGCCAGGGAAGTGGATTACACGGTTGAGGATGATATCTATTTAAGCGACCTGCTTGCATGTTACGGTCTGCCAAAGCCCCCTGCATTCCGCAAGTTTGTTTCCGGTCAAAAGCACCACCGGTACGGAAAGAAGGTGTACGAAGGTGAGTAA
- a CDS encoding electron transfer flavoprotein subunit alpha/FixB family protein has translation MVGRDIWIWAEFCRNEPSPLTLELLAAGRFLADRSGGRVTAVVTGEVSSDGAATLGLYGADHVLVLSHPALARFSDEDHAHALAAAVKTRKPAVLLLGASIAGKSVAPRVAAKLGAGLLAECTAIDWTAETLRGVVPLYGGTVLATKEVVALPALAVMRAKSFTPLSPDGNPDVTVEEVRLAPGGLPERVKVIEVAVEETGEVRLEDADVIVSGGRGLGRSEHYKLVRELAEVLGAACGASRAIVDAGWVPYKHQVGQTGKSVKPKVYIACGISGAVQHLAGMRNSDIIVAINNDVEAPIFQLATYGIVGDVLEVLPALTAAFRKRASEG, from the coding sequence GTGGTCGGTAGAGATATTTGGATCTGGGCCGAATTTTGCCGGAATGAACCTTCGCCACTGACCCTGGAGCTGCTGGCGGCAGGCAGGTTTCTGGCCGACCGGTCGGGCGGGCGGGTAACCGCCGTGGTTACAGGAGAGGTTTCTTCTGACGGCGCCGCGACGCTAGGTCTTTACGGGGCCGACCATGTTCTGGTCTTAAGCCATCCAGCTCTGGCCCGGTTCAGTGATGAGGACCACGCCCATGCCCTGGCTGCGGCAGTAAAGACGCGAAAGCCGGCGGTGCTGCTGCTTGGCGCCAGCATCGCAGGCAAGTCCGTCGCTCCCCGGGTGGCGGCCAAGCTGGGGGCAGGGCTTTTAGCCGAATGTACCGCCATTGATTGGACCGCAGAAACTCTCCGGGGTGTAGTGCCCCTCTACGGGGGGACGGTGCTGGCAACAAAAGAGGTGGTTGCACTGCCGGCGCTGGCGGTGATGAGAGCGAAGTCCTTTACCCCCCTAAGCCCGGACGGGAATCCGGATGTAACCGTGGAGGAAGTACGCCTTGCTCCCGGTGGTTTGCCGGAACGGGTGAAAGTCATTGAGGTAGCCGTAGAGGAGACCGGCGAGGTTCGTTTAGAGGACGCGGACGTAATTGTTTCAGGCGGCCGAGGGCTCGGCCGGTCCGAGCACTACAAGCTGGTGCGTGAACTGGCGGAAGTGCTTGGCGCTGCTTGCGGGGCTTCCCGGGCCATTGTGGACGCGGGCTGGGTGCCTTACAAGCACCAGGTGGGCCAGACGGGAAAAAGTGTTAAGCCCAAAGTTTATATTGCCTGCGGGATATCCGGCGCTGTACAGCATCTGGCCGGCATGCGCAACTCGGATATTATTGTTGCCATTAACAATGATGTAGAGGCCCCGATATTCCAGTTAGCGACTTACGGTATCGTTGGAGACGTCTTGGAAGTCCTGCCGGCACTAACAGCCGCTTTCCGGAAGCGTGCATCCGAGGGGTAA
- a CDS encoding NAD(P)/FAD-dependent oxidoreductase: MSRTADAVIIGGGLIGCSTAYHLAKRGMKRVVVVEKSTLGSGSSGKSSAILRCHYTHPELVRMALKSLSIFQNFSEAVGGQCGYTRTGYIVMVGPDNVDTLKKNVAMHKEIGVSVDMIDLQEVKKMVPGINLEGIAAAAMEPESGYADPGLLMTSLVQRGRELGVQYLQMTPVVEILGGDSRVRGVKTPEEEIEAPVVVDCAGAWANRVARLAGLEVPVEAHREQVVILERPADFTGEHPVLSDLVLLQYMRSETGNLTLLGNSDLSESEVVDPDFYNEETDLEAVENATLKAVQRLPRLEDGQIRKGYSGCYEVTPDYQALIGPVPGLEGFYVNAGYSGHGFKFTPVAGEAMAELILDGDAQVFDVGLFSVTRFAEGRPIEGLNPYSRGQKLR; this comes from the coding sequence ATGTCACGTACTGCAGACGCGGTAATAATCGGCGGGGGGCTCATCGGGTGCAGCACCGCCTATCACCTGGCCAAACGCGGCATGAAACGGGTGGTGGTGGTGGAAAAGTCGACCCTGGGCTCGGGAAGCTCAGGTAAGTCCAGCGCCATCCTGCGGTGTCACTATACTCACCCGGAGCTCGTCCGGATGGCTTTAAAATCCTTGTCCATATTCCAGAACTTCAGTGAAGCTGTCGGCGGCCAGTGCGGATACACCAGGACCGGCTACATCGTTATGGTGGGACCAGACAACGTGGACACCCTTAAAAAAAATGTGGCCATGCATAAGGAAATCGGGGTATCTGTGGATATGATCGACCTTCAGGAAGTAAAAAAAATGGTCCCCGGCATTAACCTGGAGGGCATTGCCGCTGCCGCCATGGAGCCGGAATCGGGTTACGCCGACCCCGGGCTTCTGATGACCTCGCTGGTGCAGCGGGGGCGGGAACTGGGAGTGCAATACCTGCAGATGACTCCTGTGGTGGAAATCCTCGGAGGCGACAGCAGGGTGCGGGGGGTAAAGACTCCGGAGGAAGAAATTGAGGCACCGGTTGTGGTGGACTGCGCCGGGGCATGGGCCAACAGGGTAGCCCGCTTGGCCGGGTTGGAGGTTCCGGTGGAGGCGCACCGGGAGCAGGTGGTGATTCTGGAAAGGCCCGCTGACTTTACAGGCGAGCACCCGGTTCTTTCAGACCTCGTCCTGCTCCAGTACATGCGGTCTGAAACCGGCAATCTTACCCTGCTGGGCAACAGTGACCTTTCAGAATCGGAGGTGGTAGACCCCGATTTTTACAATGAGGAAACCGACCTGGAGGCGGTGGAAAACGCCACACTCAAAGCGGTGCAGCGCTTGCCGCGGCTGGAGGACGGCCAAATTCGTAAGGGTTACTCAGGGTGCTACGAGGTGACGCCGGACTATCAGGCACTGATCGGGCCTGTGCCGGGGCTGGAAGGTTTTTACGTCAACGCGGGTTACAGCGGGCATGGTTTCAAGTTTACCCCGGTGGCCGGAGAGGCGATGGCCGAACTCATTCTGGACGGGGATGCCCAGGTGTTCGACGTCGGCTTGTTCAGCGTCACCCGCTTTGCCGAAGGTAGGCCTATCGAGGGGTTGAACCCCTACAGCAGAGGACAGAAGCTGCGTTAA
- a CDS encoding FMN-binding glutamate synthase family protein, protein MSNFQLWNQDVRKQIQEKARLGRSVIEGFGVKRPVPTFDDLTFLAAALSRLCIDVHREDCDTTTVLGARNARRPLKLETPIIIAPMSYGAVSKEVKMAFAKASTLAGTVGNTGEGGMLEEERRLARQLIYQCTPGRYGFNPRDLQRADAVELFISQGAKPGSGGHLLGSKITPDIAKQRGLPVGIDLRSPSRHPDFMGPDDLVLKILELREATDWQVPISLKIGASRVKEDVKIACKVGADIVVLDGMEGGTGAGPEIFKNNVGIPTMAALVAAMDGLREEGMEDEIDIVVMGGIKDGADVAKALALGAKAVGIGTAALIALGCRACRQCATGQCPAGLCTQDPELRKRFDWEQGAERLANLIQAMTEEVRMITRICGKTNCHNLEPEDLRALSVEASAITRIPMVGSEVIFGRA, encoded by the coding sequence GTGAGTAATTTCCAATTATGGAATCAGGATGTCCGCAAGCAGATTCAGGAAAAGGCGCGGCTGGGCCGTAGCGTAATCGAAGGGTTTGGCGTCAAACGCCCGGTTCCTACATTTGATGACCTTACCTTCCTGGCTGCCGCTTTAAGCCGCTTATGTATTGATGTGCACAGGGAGGATTGCGATACCACTACTGTCCTGGGAGCGCGTAACGCCAGGCGGCCGTTGAAGCTGGAAACGCCTATCATCATTGCGCCCATGAGCTACGGGGCGGTTTCCAAAGAAGTGAAAATGGCCTTCGCCAAGGCCTCTACCCTGGCCGGAACTGTGGGTAATACTGGCGAAGGCGGTATGCTTGAGGAAGAGAGGCGACTGGCCAGGCAGTTGATCTACCAGTGTACCCCAGGCCGCTACGGTTTTAATCCGCGGGATTTGCAGCGAGCGGATGCTGTTGAATTGTTCATCAGCCAGGGGGCAAAGCCCGGATCCGGCGGGCATTTGCTGGGGTCTAAAATCACTCCTGACATTGCCAAACAAAGGGGCCTGCCTGTTGGCATCGACCTCCGTAGTCCCAGCCGGCACCCCGATTTTATGGGGCCCGATGACCTGGTTTTAAAAATCCTGGAGTTGCGCGAAGCCACAGACTGGCAGGTGCCCATCTCTTTAAAGATTGGCGCCAGCCGGGTAAAGGAGGACGTTAAGATTGCCTGCAAGGTTGGTGCCGATATCGTAGTGCTGGACGGCATGGAGGGTGGCACGGGCGCGGGGCCGGAGATCTTCAAGAATAACGTAGGTATTCCTACCATGGCGGCATTGGTTGCAGCAATGGATGGATTAAGGGAAGAGGGAATGGAAGACGAGATTGATATTGTGGTGATGGGAGGGATCAAAGATGGCGCTGATGTAGCTAAAGCCCTGGCCTTGGGGGCCAAAGCAGTGGGTATCGGCACAGCGGCTCTTATTGCCCTGGGTTGCCGCGCTTGCCGCCAGTGTGCCACCGGTCAGTGTCCCGCCGGTTTATGCACCCAGGATCCCGAATTGCGCAAGCGATTCGACTGGGAGCAGGGGGCGGAGCGGTTGGCCAACCTGATCCAGGCCATGACCGAGGAAGTGCGGATGATTACCCGCATCTGCGGCAAGACCAACTGCCACAACCTGGAGCCCGAGGATCTGCGGGCGCTTTCGGTGGAGGCCTCGGCTATTACCCGCATACCAATGGTGGGTTCTGAAGTGATCTTTGGGCGTGCTTAA
- a CDS encoding P-II family nitrogen regulator codes for MTKIECILRPGKLESVKEAVNKCGIQGMTVTQVIGCGLQKGRTEVYRGAEYSINLLPKVKVEMVVPDRDVESVVKAITGAARTGEIGDGKLFTYKIDNAIRIRTGETGKAAI; via the coding sequence TTGACCAAGATCGAATGCATCCTGCGCCCCGGCAAGCTGGAGTCCGTCAAGGAAGCCGTGAACAAGTGCGGCATCCAGGGCATGACCGTGACCCAGGTGATAGGCTGCGGGCTCCAGAAGGGCCGCACCGAAGTCTACCGCGGCGCCGAATACAGTATAAACCTGCTGCCGAAAGTCAAGGTGGAGATGGTGGTCCCGGATAGGGACGTCGAGTCCGTCGTCAAAGCCATCACCGGGGCAGCCAGGACCGGGGAGATCGGCGACGGCAAGCTCTTTACTTATAAGATCGATAATGCCATCCGCATCCGCACCGGGGAGACAGGGAAAGCGGCCATATAA
- a CDS encoding class II glutamine amidotransferase domain-containing protein, with product MCGIGGVLYKNATGKVGADLKRLIYGIRHRGEDSSGVAIFSAKEKIGKYDVLLINVRVENDKAAEDVLAIVEDLLKKVGGEILEARTKGTIMSIRAFYEGSEPDLCYELDKCKVQTISIGNQLRIYKDLGTSDQLDEIYNYSSVEGTHGIGHARLATESVVSPDRAHPFWAYGFSDVAIVHNGQLTNYWKLRRKFERWGYQFRTDNDSELIAIYIAHYLKTDMKLQDILVQSLEDLDGTYTFLVSTPTEIGFAKDKLAAKPLVYVDMEDRVVLASEEISLQALLPDMENVTVEEPPPYSTGTWSITGEHNFTKLTYRAVRLE from the coding sequence ATGTGTGGCATAGGAGGCGTTCTTTATAAAAATGCCACCGGTAAGGTGGGCGCCGATCTAAAGAGACTGATCTATGGAATTCGCCATCGAGGTGAAGATTCCAGCGGCGTTGCCATTTTTAGCGCTAAAGAAAAGATTGGCAAATATGATGTGCTGTTGATTAATGTCCGGGTGGAAAACGATAAAGCCGCAGAGGATGTTTTGGCTATCGTTGAAGACCTGCTGAAGAAGGTGGGTGGAGAGATCCTGGAAGCCCGAACCAAAGGTACAATTATGAGCATTCGCGCTTTTTACGAGGGATCTGAACCGGACCTGTGCTATGAACTGGACAAGTGCAAGGTTCAGACCATCAGTATCGGCAATCAGCTACGGATCTACAAGGATCTCGGGACATCCGATCAGCTTGATGAGATATATAACTATAGCAGTGTTGAGGGTACCCACGGTATAGGCCACGCCCGGTTGGCGACGGAGAGCGTGGTCAGCCCCGACCGGGCACACCCGTTCTGGGCCTATGGTTTCAGCGACGTAGCCATTGTTCACAACGGACAGTTGACGAATTACTGGAAGCTCAGGAGGAAGTTTGAGAGGTGGGGCTACCAGTTCCGGACCGATAATGATTCTGAACTTATCGCTATCTATATTGCCCACTATCTGAAGACGGACATGAAGCTTCAGGATATCCTGGTACAAAGCCTCGAGGACCTGGACGGGACATACACCTTCCTGGTGTCAACACCAACGGAGATTGGTTTTGCCAAGGATAAACTGGCGGCTAAACCCCTGGTTTATGTGGACATGGAAGACAGGGTGGTGCTGGCTTCCGAGGAAATAAGCCTGCAGGCCTTGTTACCGGATATGGAAAATGTCACTGTTGAGGAACCGCCGCCGTATTCGACCGGTACATGGTCCATTACTGGAGAGCATAACTTCACGAAATTAACCTATCGGGCGGTGAGGTTGGAATGA